In Spirosoma aureum, a single genomic region encodes these proteins:
- a CDS encoding hybrid sensor histidine kinase/response regulator transcription factor produces MPQAFVPSIVQDHQGFIWMATRDGLCRYDGNNFKVFQPRSDGKPGITSPSLFGLSLDPQGRIWIFSDQNDIDILDPVREKFTNFSQQPTFKKMFGRDRIDAHYIDRQGRLWLSFLSNKVVCIDPATNQYRHYKRPGYFPTFSAFLQDKQGTMWMSNRVGLYRLDQRIDRFVPYILPDNDIKGIFVRATNDLFVLSSRSVMIVNPQTNQIRSVALPAHINVSSVWHHSRIVADSQGNEYFNIYHLLYRFNDRKGIDLVTRLDNQNAFRGLLIDRSDVLWGGTNKEGVLKYNLKTNLFRAMPYQHGFYQDLLVQNLGLPTDQLPPIPNDAIPYKFRYTFDQSGKMWFNIDNSQFYQIDFQTKKLTTVPFPFPVPLALRHLWTVPVTSMATDPAGRIWIMTDSLALWYEDGKWHPFQHPIRSGNRRGNQPFTNASTLTNGIEGEMLQIVVDEKAIWVATNIQGLYRIDRASGRIKQYKHQPTNLRSISSNQLFCLFDDPFDKAILWIGTFGNGLCRFDKRTGNCRRFTKQNGLPNNVIYTAITDNQGFLWIATNQGICRMDRRTFKTKIYTHEDGILEDEFNRFHYLHLPDDQIILGGLGGLTSFYPKKLRDDGYQPSVQITDIQINNQPLLPEQLPDSLPVQAINHLDLPYNQNFLTVYFAALQYNNQPKIRYRYQLVGLNKEWVETSHPKAEYTDLRWGTYVLRLNASNTSGIWSKHIRVLTLAIRPPWWATWWAILLYIGALVGVIYGLVRSYVTQQEAMQLKAIDVIKARFFTNITHEFRTPLTLILAPAEKLKQRLRHIDDRHQLDLIYQNATQLLGLINQLMELSKAEAHALQINESQGDLEALITQLIQSFEYQANTKDIQLDLHVQNLHSAYWFDSGKLERIVSNLVANALKFTPVGGKVTVDLMPVQHLDSPEKRNSKTTHNSWLQLTVTDTGFGIPADQLPRIFDRFYQVDNSSTRQQEGTGIGLALVKELVEVQSGTVQVFSKINSGSIFTVNLPYRPATISEIVQSLPTTVESEVQESDEEQQFDDAPIVLIVEDNLLLGDFIADSLPSHYQIHRALNGAEGLDQALMLVPDLVISDVLMPIMDGYTLCKNVKEDPRTSHIPVILLTAKSSVENRIEGLSLGADDYIGKPFHVQELELRVRNLLKQRQQLRDWVLASVTNPDPLPDPPAPTDPLLEKLAHVVEKHLDDASFGAEELITESGLSRMNLHRKLKALAGTSTGEFIRNYRLKRAAQLLRQGHTVSETAYLVGFEDPSYFTRTFRKVYQMTPSAFSNKN; encoded by the coding sequence TTGCCGCAGGCTTTTGTTCCATCGATCGTACAAGACCACCAGGGTTTTATCTGGATGGCCACCCGCGATGGACTGTGTCGCTACGATGGCAATAATTTTAAAGTATTTCAGCCCAGATCCGACGGAAAGCCTGGTATTACATCACCTAGTCTTTTCGGATTAAGCCTTGATCCGCAAGGTCGTATCTGGATATTCAGCGATCAGAACGACATTGATATTCTTGATCCAGTTCGTGAAAAATTTACAAATTTTTCTCAACAGCCCACTTTCAAAAAGATGTTTGGTCGTGATCGTATCGATGCACATTATATAGACAGGCAAGGACGTTTATGGCTTAGTTTTCTTTCAAATAAGGTTGTTTGTATCGATCCAGCCACGAATCAATACAGGCATTACAAACGTCCTGGCTATTTCCCAACATTCAGCGCCTTTCTGCAAGACAAACAAGGCACAATGTGGATGTCCAACAGAGTAGGTTTATACCGGCTTGACCAACGTATCGATCGTTTCGTTCCCTATATACTGCCCGACAATGATATCAAAGGTATATTCGTACGCGCTACTAATGACTTGTTCGTATTGTCAAGCCGTTCGGTGATGATAGTCAATCCCCAAACGAACCAGATCAGGTCGGTTGCGTTACCGGCTCATATTAATGTTTCTTCAGTTTGGCACCATAGTCGTATTGTTGCTGATAGCCAGGGCAATGAATACTTTAATATTTATCATTTGCTCTATCGTTTCAACGACAGGAAGGGAATTGATTTAGTAACCAGGTTAGACAATCAGAATGCTTTTCGAGGGTTGCTTATCGATCGCTCTGATGTGTTATGGGGTGGGACAAATAAAGAAGGTGTCCTTAAATACAACCTTAAAACCAACCTGTTTAGAGCAATGCCCTATCAACATGGCTTTTATCAGGATCTTTTGGTTCAGAATTTGGGGCTGCCGACTGATCAATTACCTCCCATACCCAACGATGCGATCCCCTATAAATTTCGGTACACATTCGATCAGTCAGGAAAAATGTGGTTCAACATAGATAATAGTCAGTTTTATCAGATTGATTTCCAGACAAAGAAGCTCACAACCGTTCCGTTTCCGTTTCCAGTTCCACTGGCCTTGCGACACCTCTGGACGGTCCCGGTCACGTCAATGGCCACCGACCCCGCAGGACGCATATGGATAATGACTGATTCGCTTGCCTTGTGGTACGAAGACGGGAAATGGCACCCATTCCAACATCCAATTCGATCCGGGAACCGACGTGGCAATCAGCCATTCACTAACGCCAGCACGCTCACTAACGGCATTGAAGGAGAGATGCTGCAAATTGTGGTCGATGAAAAGGCAATTTGGGTAGCAACTAATATACAAGGACTTTACCGCATCGATCGAGCGAGTGGCCGAATCAAACAATATAAACACCAACCCACCAACCTGAGATCAATAAGTAGCAATCAACTCTTTTGTCTGTTTGATGACCCATTCGACAAGGCAATTTTATGGATTGGAACTTTTGGCAATGGTCTATGTCGGTTCGACAAACGAACGGGCAACTGCCGCCGATTTACCAAACAGAACGGTTTACCCAACAATGTAATTTATACCGCTATTACTGATAACCAGGGTTTTCTCTGGATTGCAACCAATCAAGGTATATGTCGAATGGATCGACGTACATTCAAAACAAAAATTTATACACACGAAGATGGCATTCTGGAAGATGAATTCAATCGGTTTCATTACCTACACCTTCCAGATGATCAAATTATTCTGGGCGGCTTAGGTGGGCTTACGTCTTTTTATCCGAAAAAATTACGTGATGATGGTTATCAGCCATCTGTACAAATTACCGATATTCAGATTAACAATCAGCCGCTTCTACCTGAACAACTACCCGATTCATTACCCGTACAGGCAATCAACCATCTGGATTTACCTTATAACCAGAACTTTTTAACGGTTTATTTTGCCGCTTTACAATATAATAATCAGCCCAAAATTCGCTACCGATACCAGTTGGTCGGATTAAATAAAGAATGGGTTGAAACCAGCCATCCCAAAGCCGAGTATACTGATTTACGATGGGGCACTTATGTACTCAGGCTTAATGCGTCCAATACGTCGGGGATATGGAGTAAACACATTCGTGTATTGACCTTAGCTATTCGCCCGCCCTGGTGGGCTACCTGGTGGGCTATTCTGCTATATATTGGTGCCTTGGTAGGTGTGATTTATGGACTGGTCCGTTCTTATGTTACCCAGCAGGAAGCGATGCAGCTCAAGGCAATCGATGTGATCAAAGCTCGCTTCTTTACCAATATCACCCATGAGTTCCGAACACCATTAACCTTAATTCTGGCACCAGCAGAAAAATTAAAACAGCGGCTTCGCCATATTGACGATCGGCATCAGCTTGATTTAATTTATCAAAATGCAACTCAGCTACTAGGCCTGATTAACCAGTTAATGGAACTCTCTAAAGCAGAGGCTCATGCACTGCAGATAAACGAAAGCCAAGGCGATCTGGAAGCACTTATAACCCAATTAATACAATCTTTTGAATACCAAGCCAATACAAAGGACATTCAGCTGGATTTGCATGTTCAAAATTTACATTCGGCCTACTGGTTTGACTCCGGCAAACTAGAACGTATTGTCTCTAATCTGGTGGCGAATGCCTTAAAATTCACACCAGTAGGCGGTAAGGTAACCGTCGATTTAATGCCTGTTCAGCACCTGGATTCACCTGAAAAGAGAAATTCTAAAACTACCCATAACTCATGGCTTCAATTAACCGTAACTGATACTGGTTTTGGCATTCCAGCAGACCAGCTTCCACGAATTTTCGACCGATTCTATCAGGTTGACAATTCCAGCACTCGCCAACAGGAAGGTACTGGTATTGGTCTGGCACTTGTTAAAGAGTTAGTTGAAGTACAATCAGGAACTGTTCAGGTTTTCAGTAAAATAAATAGTGGTTCGATCTTTACCGTCAATTTACCATACCGTCCTGCTACTATTTCTGAGATAGTTCAGTCGCTACCAACGACCGTCGAATCAGAAGTTCAGGAATCCGACGAAGAACAACAGTTTGATGATGCTCCGATTGTATTGATAGTAGAAGATAATCTGTTGCTGGGCGATTTTATTGCCGATAGTCTTCCGTCACATTATCAAATTCACCGTGCCCTTAACGGGGCGGAGGGTTTAGACCAAGCCCTTATGCTTGTTCCTGATTTGGTGATCAGCGACGTACTGATGCCAATCATGGATGGGTACACACTTTGTAAAAACGTAAAAGAAGATCCGCGAACCAGTCACATTCCCGTTATTCTGCTAACCGCTAAATCGTCGGTCGAGAACCGGATTGAAGGTTTGTCGTTGGGAGCCGATGATTATATTGGAAAACCATTTCATGTTCAGGAGCTTGAATTACGCGTCCGAAACCTGTTAAAACAACGTCAGCAATTACGCGACTGGGTACTTGCCAGTGTTACCAATCCCGATCCACTACCTGACCCTCCCGCTCCTACCGATCCGTTATTGGAGAAGCTTGCCCATGTAGTTGAGAAACATCTCGATGATGCGAGCTTCGGGGCCGAAGAACTTATCACAGAAAGTGGTTTGAGCCGTATGAATTTACACCGTAAGTTAAAAGCATTGGCTGGTACGTCTACGGGCGAATTTATCCGTAATTATCGCCTGAAACGAGCTGCCCAACTATTGCGCCAGGGACATACTGTTTCTGAGACTGCCTATCTTGTTGGCTTCGAAGATCCCTCTTATTTTACCCGTACTTTTCGCAAAGTGTACCAAATGACCCCATCCGCCTTTTCTAATAAAAATTAA
- a CDS encoding RNA polymerase sigma factor has protein sequence MTKYRALDQQSVTSFQNAEAIDTFDNIYHHYVNRVYNKCLTMTNDPEMAKDFTQDIFIKVFMKLKTFQNRSAFSTWLYAISHNYCIDHIRASKRTEPLSDAVMKDVAEQDLSPHETVISQWRALSLFLTSLPDDEVDMLRLKYEQGVSVKTISEYYNLSESSIKMRLKRSRDKLRALCITAISDQEKQFQKPVNF, from the coding sequence ATGACAAAGTATCGCGCACTAGACCAACAATCCGTGACTTCCTTTCAAAACGCAGAGGCTATCGACACCTTCGATAACATCTACCATCACTACGTGAATCGAGTCTATAATAAGTGCCTGACGATGACCAACGACCCCGAAATGGCTAAAGATTTCACCCAGGACATTTTCATTAAAGTCTTTATGAAGCTCAAAACATTTCAAAATCGGTCGGCCTTTTCTACCTGGCTCTATGCCATTTCCCATAATTACTGCATCGACCACATTCGCGCCAGCAAACGCACTGAGCCTTTGTCGGATGCTGTAATGAAGGATGTCGCGGAGCAAGACCTGTCACCTCATGAAACTGTGATAAGCCAATGGCGTGCATTAAGTCTATTTCTAACTAGCCTGCCAGACGATGAGGTGGACATGTTGCGGCTCAAGTATGAGCAAGGAGTTTCGGTCAAAACGATCAGTGAGTATTATAATCTCTCGGAGAGCTCCATCAAAATGCGCTTAAAGAGAAGCCGGGATAAACTCCGCGCTCTGTGTATAACCGCCATTTCTGACCAGGAAAAGCAATTTCAGAAACCCGTAAATTTCTAG
- the fumC gene encoding class II fumarate hydratase, whose translation MEYRIEKDTMGQVQVPANVYWGAQTQRSIENFKIAQDINKMPREIIRAFAYLKKAAALTNLDAGVLSQEKSDLIGQACDEILAGKLDDQFPLVVWQTGSGTQSNMNVNEVVAYRGHVLHGGQLIDEKKFLHPNDDVNKSQSSNDTFPTAMHIAAYKILLDVTIPGITKLRDTLSAKSKQFMHIVKIGRTHFMDATPLTVGQEFSGYVSQLDHGLRAINNSLAHLSELALGGTAVGTGINTPPNYSENVAKHIANVTGLPFITAENKFEALAAHDAIVEAHGALKTVAASLMKIGNDIRMLSSGPRAGIGELHIPDNEPGSSIMPGKVNPTQCEAMTMVAAQVMGNDVAINFGGAMGHFELNVFKPVMIYNFLHSARLIGDVCVSFNDKCAEGIEPIEANIKKHVDSSLMLVTALNTKIGYYKAAEIAQTAHREGSTLKETALKLGYLTEEEFNEWVKPEDMVGEIK comes from the coding sequence ATGGAATATCGCATCGAGAAAGACACGATGGGCCAGGTTCAGGTTCCGGCCAACGTCTATTGGGGCGCGCAAACCCAGCGTTCCATCGAGAACTTTAAAATTGCCCAAGATATCAATAAAATGCCGCGCGAGATTATCCGGGCATTTGCGTACCTCAAAAAAGCAGCTGCATTAACCAATCTCGATGCAGGAGTACTGTCGCAGGAAAAAAGTGATCTTATTGGCCAGGCATGTGACGAAATTCTGGCCGGGAAACTCGATGATCAGTTTCCGCTTGTGGTTTGGCAAACGGGTTCAGGCACCCAGTCAAATATGAATGTCAATGAAGTAGTGGCGTATCGGGGGCATGTGTTGCACGGTGGCCAGCTCATTGACGAAAAGAAATTTCTGCATCCCAACGATGATGTGAACAAGTCACAGTCGTCGAACGATACGTTTCCGACGGCGATGCACATTGCTGCCTACAAAATTCTGCTTGACGTTACGATTCCCGGCATCACAAAACTACGCGATACGCTGTCTGCCAAGTCGAAGCAGTTTATGCATATCGTCAAAATTGGGCGGACGCACTTCATGGATGCCACGCCCCTGACAGTTGGTCAGGAGTTTTCTGGCTACGTGTCGCAACTCGATCACGGTTTGCGGGCCATCAATAATTCGCTGGCTCACCTGAGCGAACTGGCACTTGGCGGAACGGCTGTTGGTACGGGTATCAACACGCCCCCGAATTATTCAGAAAACGTAGCGAAACACATTGCCAACGTAACGGGCCTACCGTTCATTACTGCCGAAAACAAGTTCGAAGCACTGGCGGCTCACGATGCAATTGTTGAAGCGCACGGGGCACTAAAAACCGTTGCAGCAAGCCTGATGAAAATCGGTAATGACATTCGGATGTTGTCGAGCGGACCGCGTGCCGGTATTGGTGAATTGCATATTCCCGATAACGAGCCTGGTTCATCTATTATGCCCGGTAAAGTGAACCCAACGCAGTGCGAAGCCATGACCATGGTAGCTGCGCAGGTTATGGGTAACGACGTTGCGATCAACTTTGGTGGTGCTATGGGGCACTTCGAACTGAACGTCTTCAAGCCGGTCATGATTTATAACTTTCTACATTCTGCCAGGCTCATTGGTGATGTATGCGTATCGTTCAATGACAAATGTGCCGAAGGGATCGAACCGATCGAAGCCAACATCAAAAAGCATGTTGACTCATCGTTGATGCTGGTAACGGCCCTGAATACAAAAATTGGCTATTATAAAGCAGCCGAAATCGCACAGACGGCTCACCGAGAAGGATCAACCCTAAAAGAAACGGCTCTGAAACTCGGTTATTTGACCGAAGAGGAGTTTAACGAATGGGTGAAGCCTGAGGATATGGTAGGCGAAATAAAGTAA
- a CDS encoding helix-turn-helix domain-containing protein: MTTYKLPHKIAARQHEITADFMAVIDRHLADLLEGRVTDMYEIRDIADELHIHPTHLSNTIKLTTGQSPCYFFENKIMAIARTMLRDNRRTIADIAMTLTFDPSNFTKFFKRFQGVTPRQYREAILQEAWEKTEAITI; the protein is encoded by the coding sequence ATGACCACCTACAAACTGCCCCATAAAATTGCTGCCCGGCAGCATGAAATAACCGCTGACTTCATGGCCGTTATAGATCGTCATTTGGCTGACCTCCTGGAAGGGCGCGTTACTGACATGTACGAGATTCGGGATATTGCCGATGAGCTGCATATTCACCCAACCCACCTCAGCAATACCATTAAACTAACAACGGGCCAATCGCCCTGCTACTTCTTCGAGAATAAGATAATGGCCATTGCCAGAACTATGCTGCGCGACAACCGGCGCACTATTGCCGATATTGCCATGACGCTGACTTTCGATCCATCTAACTTCACCAAATTTTTCAAACGCTTTCAGGGTGTTACTCCCAGGCAATACCGGGAAGCCATTTTGCAGGAAGCATGGGAAAAAACTGAAGCTATCACCATTTAA
- a CDS encoding SDR family NAD(P)-dependent oxidoreductase codes for MATENKIAVVTGGSRGLGKNIALRLATDGIDIILTYRSKQDEAEAVVQEIEQKGRKAAALRLDTGIVSTFNSFLEQVSATLNEKWGRSTFDFLINNAGIDAASPFAQTTEEDFDNLFNIHLKGVYFLTQKSLPLLADKGSIVNVSTGLTRFTTPGYAAYASMKGAVEIFTKYLAKELGSRGIRANLVAPGIIETDFTKAAREAHPELEAFISSQTALGRMGLPDDIGGVVAFLCSTDARWVNAQRIEASGGMFL; via the coding sequence ATGGCAACTGAAAACAAAATTGCAGTAGTAACCGGTGGTAGCCGTGGTCTGGGTAAAAACATCGCCTTACGCTTAGCTACTGACGGTATAGATATTATTTTAACGTATCGCTCCAAACAGGATGAAGCCGAAGCCGTTGTTCAGGAAATCGAACAGAAAGGCAGGAAAGCCGCTGCACTCCGCCTGGATACGGGCATAGTCAGCACCTTCAATTCATTTCTGGAACAGGTATCTGCTACCTTAAACGAAAAATGGGGCCGATCTACTTTCGACTTTCTGATTAACAATGCCGGGATCGATGCCGCTTCTCCTTTTGCGCAGACAACCGAAGAAGACTTCGATAATCTGTTCAACATTCACCTCAAAGGAGTTTATTTTCTAACCCAAAAATCCCTACCACTTCTCGCCGACAAAGGTAGTATTGTTAACGTATCGACTGGGCTGACCCGATTCACAACACCGGGCTATGCGGCCTATGCCTCCATGAAGGGCGCCGTTGAAATCTTCACCAAATATCTGGCAAAAGAGTTGGGTTCACGTGGTATCAGGGCAAATCTGGTAGCACCGGGTATCATTGAAACGGACTTCACCAAAGCAGCTCGAGAGGCCCATCCCGAACTCGAGGCATTTATTTCCTCACAAACAGCGCTTGGTCGGATGGGCCTCCCCGACGATATAGGCGGTGTTGTGGCATTTCTATGTTCGACCGATGCCCGCTGGGTAAACGCCCAACGGATTGAAGCTTCGGGCGGTATGTTTTTATAG